The Kitasatospora setae KM-6054 genome contains a region encoding:
- a CDS encoding membrane protein, protein MRTVLRRSRTTRTGPAAVLAALLGLLLVVFGLAAPASASGLNDAADAMKKVQLYVDPAMSGRFSKDQADRLAEKLKDADKPIFVAVLPDSEAYPARTVIKDLRTKVGIVGVYAVWRGDRFAADSDSEALGRAATDNLAGAAYRSNGQDIGATLTEFVDGAARQAKGEGPQHSDSIAWVLVPVLLLVLAGGGALLLFRRAKKRKEAQARAELAQLRTVVDEDITAFGEELDRLDFDPGAPDADDAQRADYTGALDAYDRAKRMMDAAERPEDVRPVTEALEQGRFALAVLAARREGRPLPERRVPCFFDPRHGPSSTDVDWAPQGGATRSVPACAADAARIADGRDPDVRTVRTEHGDQPYWNAGPAYSPWAGGYFGGGLLPGLLVGTVLGSVIATPAYAYGGDGGSDGGGHDYTGGADAGDYSGGDFNPADFGDSFDGGGFDGGGFGGGDFGGFGD, encoded by the coding sequence ATGAGAACTGTGCTCCGCCGCTCCCGGACCACCCGCACCGGGCCCGCCGCCGTCCTTGCGGCGCTGCTCGGCCTGCTGCTGGTGGTGTTCGGCCTGGCCGCGCCCGCCTCGGCGTCCGGCCTGAACGACGCGGCCGACGCGATGAAGAAGGTCCAGCTCTACGTCGACCCGGCGATGAGCGGCCGGTTCTCCAAGGACCAGGCGGACCGGCTGGCGGAGAAGCTGAAGGACGCCGACAAGCCGATCTTCGTCGCGGTGCTGCCCGACAGCGAGGCGTACCCGGCCAGGACCGTCATCAAGGACCTGCGCACCAAGGTCGGCATCGTCGGCGTCTACGCGGTCTGGCGTGGCGACCGGTTCGCCGCCGACTCGGACTCCGAGGCGCTGGGCCGGGCCGCGACCGACAACCTGGCCGGCGCCGCGTACCGCTCCAACGGCCAGGACATCGGCGCCACGCTGACCGAGTTCGTCGACGGCGCGGCCCGGCAGGCCAAGGGCGAGGGCCCGCAGCACAGCGACTCGATCGCCTGGGTGCTCGTCCCGGTGCTGCTGCTGGTGCTGGCCGGCGGCGGCGCCCTCCTGCTGTTCCGCCGGGCGAAGAAGCGCAAGGAGGCGCAGGCCAGGGCCGAACTCGCCCAGCTGCGCACGGTGGTGGACGAGGACATCACCGCGTTCGGCGAGGAGCTCGACCGGCTCGACTTCGACCCCGGCGCCCCCGACGCGGACGACGCCCAGCGCGCCGACTACACCGGCGCGCTGGACGCCTACGACCGGGCCAAGCGCATGATGGACGCGGCGGAGCGGCCCGAGGACGTCCGCCCGGTCACCGAGGCGCTGGAGCAGGGCCGGTTCGCGCTGGCCGTGCTGGCCGCCCGCCGGGAGGGCCGCCCGCTGCCCGAGCGCCGCGTCCCGTGCTTCTTCGACCCGCGGCACGGCCCCTCCAGCACCGACGTGGACTGGGCCCCGCAGGGCGGCGCCACCCGCTCCGTCCCGGCCTGCGCCGCCGACGCGGCCCGGATCGCCGACGGCCGGGACCCGGACGTCCGCACCGTGCGGACCGAGCACGGCGACCAGCCGTACTGGAACGCCGGGCCCGCCTACAGCCCCTGGGCCGGCGGCTACTTCGGCGGCGGCCTGCTGCCCGGCCTGCTGGTCGGCACCGTGCTCGGCTCGGTGATCGCCACCCCGGCCTACGCGTACGGCGGCGACGGCGGCTCCGACGGCGGCGGGCACGACTACACCGGCGGCGCGGACGCCGGCGACTACTCGGGCGGCGACTTCAACCCCGCGGACTTCGGCGACTCCTTCGACGGCGGCGGTTTCGACGGGGGCGGTTTCGGCGGCGGTGACTTCGGCGGCTTCGGCGACTGA
- a CDS encoding MFS transporter: MKSTPRRLAVLRGRPFRLFFTGYAVSLFGSSTASVAVAFAVLDGGGGGSGLGVVMAARIVPIVLLLVLGGAAADRLGPRRTMLGSDALRCATQAATAALLFTGHGTVGALAALMVLWGLGEAVFLPALDALLPRLVPPAELADANALLGIARNGSAVAGPALAGLLTATAGPGWVLLLDAASYAAGLAALALLRVPPAPAADGPAPGLLAELRDGWDEFRSRRWLWVSVLQGCLFNLLVWAPFLVLGPVLARERLGGAGGWGAVLGAYGAGAVLGGLVLLGRRPRRPLRAVLLVTAGWALPSGALALGWPLPLVMAAAAGAGVTSIVSGSLFAALTQRHVPPRALGRVSAYVTLGAFAFGPVGLALAGPLAAAAGPGTVLGWGAAWQLVSCAVVLALLGRREPAGAGDPAGGLPGDGRRTAPVPSGRDGGRGPSGR; this comes from the coding sequence ATGAAGTCGACTCCACGGCGGCTCGCCGTCCTGCGCGGGCGGCCGTTCCGCCTGTTCTTCACCGGCTACGCGGTCTCGCTGTTCGGCTCCTCGACGGCCTCCGTCGCGGTGGCCTTCGCGGTGCTGGACGGCGGGGGCGGCGGCTCCGGGCTGGGCGTGGTGATGGCGGCCCGGATCGTGCCGATCGTGCTGCTGCTGGTGCTCGGCGGGGCGGCCGCCGACCGGCTCGGACCGCGCCGGACCATGCTCGGCTCGGACGCGCTGCGCTGCGCGACCCAGGCCGCCACGGCGGCGCTGCTGTTCACCGGGCACGGCACGGTGGGGGCGCTGGCCGCGCTGATGGTGCTGTGGGGGCTGGGCGAGGCGGTGTTCCTGCCCGCACTGGACGCGCTGCTGCCGCGGCTCGTCCCGCCCGCCGAACTGGCCGATGCCAACGCGCTGCTGGGCATCGCCCGGAACGGCTCGGCGGTGGCCGGTCCGGCCCTGGCGGGGCTGCTGACCGCCACCGCGGGCCCGGGCTGGGTGCTGCTGCTGGACGCCGCCTCGTACGCGGCGGGCCTGGCGGCGCTGGCCCTGCTGCGCGTCCCGCCCGCGCCCGCCGCCGACGGCCCCGCGCCCGGGCTGCTGGCCGAACTCCGGGACGGCTGGGACGAGTTCCGCTCCCGGCGGTGGCTGTGGGTGAGCGTGCTGCAGGGCTGCCTGTTCAACCTGCTGGTGTGGGCGCCGTTCCTGGTGCTCGGCCCGGTGCTGGCCCGCGAGCGGCTCGGCGGGGCGGGCGGCTGGGGCGCGGTGCTGGGCGCCTACGGGGCGGGGGCGGTGCTGGGCGGGCTGGTGCTGCTGGGGCGGCGGCCGCGCCGTCCGCTGCGCGCGGTGCTGCTGGTGACCGCGGGCTGGGCGCTGCCCTCGGGGGCGCTGGCGCTGGGGTGGCCGCTGCCGCTGGTGATGGCGGCGGCGGCCGGGGCCGGGGTGACATCGATCGTCTCCGGCAGCCTGTTCGCCGCCCTGACCCAGCGCCACGTCCCGCCGCGGGCGCTGGGCCGGGTCAGCGCGTACGTGACGCTCGGGGCGTTCGCGTTCGGGCCGGTGGGGCTGGCGCTGGCCGGCCCGCTGGCCGCCGCGGCCGGCCCGGGGACGGTGCTGGGCTGGGGCGCGGCCTGGCAACTGGTCTCCTGCGCGGTGGTGCTGGCGCTGCTGGGCCGCCGGGAGCCGGCCGGGGCGGGCGACCCGGCGGGCGGCCTCCCCGGGGACGGGCGGCGGACGGCCCCCGTCCCGTCCGGGCGGGACGGGGGCCGGGGGCCGTCGGGCCGCTGA
- a CDS encoding acylphosphatase, producing the protein MQGHDSHRSVRATIWVRGRVQQVGFRWWTRARALEIGLTGYTSNLGDGRVQVVAEGSRADCERLLAALRGPGTPGRVSGVTEIWTAVGDGYDGFAIR; encoded by the coding sequence ATGCAGGGTCACGACAGCCACCGGTCCGTCCGCGCCACCATCTGGGTGCGCGGCCGCGTCCAGCAGGTCGGGTTCCGCTGGTGGACCAGGGCCAGGGCCCTGGAGATCGGGCTGACGGGCTACACGAGCAACCTCGGCGACGGCCGCGTCCAGGTGGTCGCCGAGGGGTCGCGCGCCGACTGCGAGCGGCTGCTCGCCGCGCTCCGCGGGCCCGGAACGCCTGGTCGGGTCAGCGGGGTCACCGAGATCTGGACCGCCGTAGGCGACGGGTACGACGGCTTCGCGATCCGATGA